One region of Oculatellaceae cyanobacterium genomic DNA includes:
- a CDS encoding 2-succinylbenzoate--CoA ligase: MAKPLTYLQKRLGDDWLIGYDCHQLLNLAEEFFTELTQLSQRGTLPKILLAEKDPIKFIAGFIAATTANCPVFLCNPNWVQAEWQQVFNLVQPDIIWGELNFTPPHLHTPAPVLNTSHSGLIMIPTGGSSGEIKFAIHTWQTLMASVQGFTKYFAIEKVNSFCVLPLYHVSGLMQFMRSLTTNGQLVILPFKTLETNLKLSPSMTPLPVSASRTLREYGEGFSFYSQSHKLDIINNINPAEFFLSLVPTQLQRLLNYSPTWLSNFHTVLLGGAPAWLELLEAARSHNIRLAPTYGMTETASQIATLKPEAFLNGINNCGHILPHTQIQIYNDQGEILSNNQTGIITIQSDSLALGYYPGLFTNKHSFSVDDLGFIDNNGYLNLVGRNSNKIITGGENVFPTEVEAAILATQLVTDVGVLGLPDQNWGQVVTAVYVPINIEVSNDILRNVITNKISKFKQPKYWIAVAQLPRNQQGKINREQLEKIAKAWQLHHSTD; this comes from the coding sequence ATGGCAAAACCCTTAACCTATCTGCAAAAACGTCTTGGCGATGATTGGCTAATTGGTTATGATTGCCACCAACTTCTCAACTTGGCTGAAGAATTCTTTACAGAATTGACACAATTATCGCAGCGTGGAACATTACCAAAAATTTTACTAGCAGAAAAAGACCCCATAAAATTTATAGCTGGTTTTATCGCTGCAACTACCGCTAATTGTCCGGTTTTTTTGTGTAATCCTAATTGGGTGCAAGCTGAATGGCAACAAGTTTTTAATTTAGTTCAACCTGACATAATTTGGGGAGAATTAAACTTTACTCCCCCACACCTTCACACACCCGCACCTGTGCTAAACACCTCCCACTCAGGATTAATTATGATTCCAACAGGGGGTTCATCAGGTGAAATTAAATTTGCCATCCACACATGGCAAACATTAATGGCATCAGTGCAAGGTTTTACAAAATATTTTGCTATCGAGAAAGTTAATTCTTTTTGCGTATTACCGTTGTATCACGTTAGCGGTTTAATGCAATTTATGCGATCGCTCACCACTAACGGTCAATTAGTAATTTTACCCTTCAAAACCCTCGAAACAAACCTTAAATTATCTCCCTCTATGACACCCCTCCCCGTAAGCGCTTCGCGCACACTTCGTGAATACGGGGAGGGGTTTTCTTTTTACTCCCAATCACACAAACTTGATATTATCAATAACATCAATCCCGCCGAATTTTTCCTCTCCTTAGTACCAACGCAACTACAACGCCTCTTAAATTATTCCCCTACATGGTTATCTAATTTTCATACAGTACTATTAGGAGGCGCGCCAGCTTGGCTAGAACTTTTGGAAGCAGCAAGATCTCACAATATTCGGTTAGCGCCTACTTATGGTATGACAGAAACAGCTTCACAAATTGCTACCCTCAAACCAGAAGCTTTTCTAAATGGTATTAATAATTGCGGTCATATTTTACCCCATACTCAAATCCAAATTTATAACGATCAAGGCGAAATATTAAGTAACAATCAAACTGGTATTATTACTATCCAATCCGATTCCTTAGCATTAGGTTATTATCCCGGTTTATTTACAAACAAGCACAGCTTTTCGGTAGATGATTTAGGGTTTATTGATAATAATGGTTATTTAAATCTCGTTGGTCGTAATAGTAACAAAATTATTACTGGCGGTGAAAACGTCTTCCCTACTGAAGTGGAAGCTGCAATTTTAGCTACTCAATTAGTTACAGATGTGGGTGTGTTGGGCTTACCAGATCAAAATTGGGGGCAAGTTGTTACCGCCGTTTATGTTCCAATTAACATTGAAGTTTCTAACGATATACTCCGAAATGTAATTACTAATAAAATTAGCAAATTTAAACAGCCTAAATATTGGATAGCCGTTGCTCAATTGCCTCGTAATCAACAAGGTAAAATTAACCGTGAACAACTAGAGAAAATTGCTAAGGCGTGGCAACTGCATCACTCCACTGATTGA
- a CDS encoding o-succinylbenzoate synthase — MLYKFSFRPYKRKFKRALQTNHGTWDIREGIIIKLIDKNGIIAFGEIAPLPWFGSESFESALNFCYQLGAEVSIETINSIPNYLPACQFAFEYAWKILETSKNYPPQSPLVKVGSNKFCSLPLIRGGLGRGNTSSKYLNYSGLLPAGIEALELWQPLLHQGYSTFKWKIGVAPIEDEIKIFNQLIELLPTEVKLRLDANGGLSFESAKVWLEECDRTIVEFIEQPLPVDQFDAMLELSNQYTTPIALDESVATIDQLEAHYTKGWRGIFVIKPAIAGSPRSLRQFCQTYQIDAVFSSVFETSIGRQAALNLASELSNPNRAVGFGINHWFNEDEDWLEQLWQNP, encoded by the coding sequence ATGCTATATAAATTTAGTTTCCGTCCCTACAAACGTAAATTTAAACGAGCTTTGCAAACTAATCACGGCACGTGGGATATCCGTGAAGGAATTATTATTAAGTTAATAGATAAAAATGGGATAATCGCTTTTGGTGAAATTGCACCTCTTCCCTGGTTTGGTTCTGAAAGCTTTGAATCAGCTTTAAATTTTTGCTATCAACTAGGTGCTGAAGTTAGTATTGAAACAATTAATTCTATTCCTAATTATCTACCCGCGTGTCAATTTGCGTTTGAATATGCTTGGAAAATATTGGAAACATCAAAAAACTACCCCCCTCAATCCCCCCTTGTAAAGGTGGGAAGTAATAAATTTTGCTCCCTCCCCTTGATAAGGGGAGGGCTGGGGAGGGGTAACACAAGCTCTAAATATCTTAATTACAGTGGTTTATTACCTGCTGGTATAGAGGCTTTAGAATTATGGCAACCGCTTTTGCATCAGGGATATAGTACATTTAAGTGGAAAATTGGTGTTGCACCAATTGAGGATGAAATTAAAATATTTAATCAACTAATTGAATTATTACCAACTGAGGTAAAGCTGCGCTTGGATGCTAACGGGGGGCTAAGTTTTGAGTCAGCAAAGGTATGGTTGGAAGAATGCGATCGCACTATTGTAGAATTTATCGAACAACCCCTACCTGTGGATCAATTTGATGCCATGTTGGAGTTAAGTAATCAATATACTACTCCCATCGCATTAGATGAATCTGTTGCCACCATCGATCAGCTAGAAGCGCATTATACCAAAGGTTGGCGGGGAATATTTGTAATTAAACCTGCGATCGCAGGTTCCCCTAGAAGTTTACGCCAGTTTTGCCAAACCTATCAAATTGATGCCGTTTTCTCCTCAGTCTTTGAAACCTCAATCGGAAGACAAGCAGCTTTAAACTTAGCCAGTGAATTATCTAACCCTAATCGGGCAGTCGGTTTTGGGATCAACCACTGGTTTAATGAAGATGAGGACTGGCTAGAACAATTATGGCAAAACCCTTAA
- the menH gene encoding 2-succinyl-6-hydroxy-2,4-cyclohexadiene-1-carboxylate synthase produces the protein MPLIKIADYEFNYSLMGKRDKPLLLLLHGFMGSSNDLQDVMILLSQQFCCLAVDLPGHGKTKVLGSQECYRMENTAQALINLFEALKINQCFLFGYSMGGRLALYLALKFPQYFAKVILESASPGLKTQAARLARIKHDAELAAGIESKDFGDFLNKWYQQPIFNSIKLHPKFNNLLERRLQNNPLELAKSLRYMSIGCQPCLWQHLVNNQLPLLLLVGEFDHKFIEINQEISNCCPYTHLEIIKDSSHNVHFEQPYLWLKYVNKFINSLV, from the coding sequence ATGCCACTGATAAAAATTGCTGATTATGAATTCAATTACTCTTTGATGGGTAAGCGAGACAAGCCATTACTACTATTGTTGCACGGCTTTATGGGTAGCAGTAATGATTTACAAGATGTAATGATATTGTTATCTCAGCAATTTTGCTGTCTTGCTGTTGACTTACCAGGGCATGGAAAGACAAAAGTTTTGGGTAGTCAAGAATGTTATAGGATGGAGAATACAGCCCAAGCATTAATTAATTTATTTGAAGCTTTAAAAATTAATCAATGTTTTTTATTTGGCTATTCGATGGGTGGTAGATTAGCTTTATACTTAGCTCTGAAATTTCCTCAATATTTTGCTAAAGTTATCCTAGAATCAGCTTCACCAGGATTAAAAACACAAGCAGCTAGATTAGCTAGAATCAAACACGATGCAGAATTAGCCGCAGGGATAGAAAGTAAGGATTTTGGAGATTTTTTAAATAAGTGGTATCAGCAACCTATTTTTAATAGTATTAAGCTACATCCAAAATTTAATAATCTTCTTGAGCGAAGATTACAAAATAATCCTTTAGAATTAGCTAAATCTCTGCGTTATATGAGTATAGGTTGTCAGCCTTGTTTATGGCAGCACCTTGTTAATAATCAATTGCCTTTGCTGCTGTTGGTAGGAGAATTTGACCATAAATTTATAGAAATTAATCAAGAAATTTCTAATTGTTGCCCCTACACGCATTTAGAAATAATTAAAGATTCTAGCCATAATGTTCATTTTGAACAACCCTATCTCTGGTTAAAATATGTGAATAAATTTATAAATAGCCTTGTTTAA
- a CDS encoding CHAT domain-containing tetratricopeptide repeat protein, whose protein sequence is MKLKIILAAGTLIVYLPANASLASLNADNNYLINNSHISQANQTELLWLKHSNEINRLIQEAINYQNNQNYPSAIASLQKAEQIAQKDAYILGQWQALSFQALTYKQMGEFEKSIALNQQNIEFLHKQTQQAIKEQFVDIAGLEAQSLDAISNNYTFSENYAKAIEILKKALNLLEQRENKVLSSVDIVAPKLLMKLGVNLFLAGNLPESEKTLFAAWEDYENKINTRIKAGSSGLYEYEFVVEVLRWLPQVLVAQNKTNQALELAELGRARAFSALLKNRLDKEGSFQPNPEKLSIEQIKKIAKAQNSTLVQYTLTYDFNPDLFLPFSNLQKNSASGLLIWVVKPTGEIAFRQVKIDKNKPFLTVVQNARKAINIRSSNNKKKDLQNLYKLLIAPVADLLPTNPESRVTFIPQDLLFLVPFAALQDTNSKYLIEKHTILTAPAFKVLDLTYHQQQQITNAVKGVLVVGNPTMPSYSAVEGSPPEQLASLPGAETEAIAIAQLFQTQAITGNQATKANIIPRMSQARIIHLATHGILDDVGGVFSSLAFAPSAQDTGFLTTREIISQKLKAELVVLSACNTGRGKITGDGVVGLSRAFIAAGVPSVIVSLWSIPDAPSATLMTEFYQTLKNNADKAQALRQAMLTTMKQYPDPIDWAAFTLIGSGDASAIKTASGDVSISASNNTQAGQSSYYTAFPVPNYIKNYTEFPSQSVQGEIVITFNTNLSFDEIVKFYRQAFSVKNFTEDPALTQLTDPLWQQIVFNDSPNGKKIAIQMTQDSYNNARNVSVRLEK, encoded by the coding sequence ATGAAATTAAAGATAATTTTAGCTGCTGGCACTTTAATAGTTTACCTACCTGCCAACGCAAGTTTAGCAAGCCTCAATGCTGATAATAATTATCTTATAAACAATTCACATATTTCTCAAGCTAACCAGACAGAGTTATTATGGCTTAAACATTCCAATGAGATTAACCGTTTAATCCAAGAAGCCATTAACTATCAGAATAATCAAAACTATCCATCAGCTATTGCTAGTTTACAAAAAGCGGAGCAAATAGCGCAAAAAGATGCGTATATACTTGGTCAGTGGCAAGCACTTTCTTTTCAAGCACTTACTTATAAGCAAATGGGTGAATTTGAAAAATCAATTGCTTTAAATCAACAAAATATAGAATTTTTACATAAGCAAACTCAACAAGCAATTAAGGAGCAATTTGTTGATATAGCAGGTTTGGAAGCACAGTCATTAGATGCTATCAGTAATAATTATACTTTTTCTGAAAATTATGCCAAAGCTATTGAAATACTAAAGAAAGCACTAAATCTTCTTGAGCAAAGAGAAAACAAGGTTTTGTCTTCAGTAGATATAGTTGCACCTAAGTTATTAATGAAGTTAGGAGTCAATCTGTTTTTAGCTGGTAATCTACCTGAATCAGAAAAAACTTTGTTTGCGGCTTGGGAGGATTATGAAAATAAGATCAATACACGAATTAAAGCGGGTTCATCGGGGCTATATGAATACGAATTTGTTGTAGAGGTACTTCGCTGGCTACCTCAAGTATTGGTAGCTCAAAATAAAACTAATCAAGCTTTGGAACTAGCAGAACTTGGTCGGGCGCGAGCTTTTTCGGCTTTATTAAAAAATCGCTTAGACAAGGAAGGAAGCTTTCAGCCTAATCCCGAAAAACTTAGCATTGAACAAATTAAGAAAATTGCTAAAGCACAAAATTCTACTTTGGTTCAATATACTCTTACTTATGATTTTAACCCAGATCTGTTTCTGCCCTTTAGTAATTTGCAAAAAAATTCAGCTTCAGGTTTGCTAATTTGGGTAGTTAAACCAACGGGTGAAATTGCATTTAGACAAGTAAAAATTGATAAAAATAAACCCTTTTTAACTGTAGTTCAGAATGCTCGTAAAGCTATTAATATTAGAAGTAGTAACAACAAGAAAAAAGATTTACAAAACCTGTATAAACTTTTAATTGCACCAGTTGCAGATCTTTTACCTACTAATCCTGAATCTCGTGTTACTTTTATTCCTCAAGATTTACTATTTTTAGTACCTTTTGCCGCGTTACAGGATACAAATAGTAAATATTTAATTGAAAAACATACTATTCTTACTGCTCCTGCTTTTAAAGTACTCGATTTAACCTACCACCAACAACAGCAGATAACGAATGCTGTTAAAGGGGTGTTAGTTGTTGGTAATCCGACAATGCCTAGTTACAGTGCGGTGGAGGGGAGTCCGCCTGAACAATTAGCTAGTTTACCAGGTGCGGAAACAGAAGCAATTGCGATCGCACAATTATTTCAGACCCAAGCAATTACTGGAAATCAAGCCACAAAAGCAAATATTATCCCACGAATGTCACAAGCTCGAATAATTCATCTCGCTACTCACGGAATTTTGGATGATGTCGGCGGGGTGTTTAGTTCCCTAGCTTTTGCACCATCTGCACAAGATACGGGTTTTCTGACGACAAGAGAAATTATCAGCCAGAAGCTTAAAGCAGAATTAGTTGTTCTCAGTGCTTGTAACACTGGCAGAGGTAAAATCACTGGTGATGGCGTAGTCGGGCTGTCGCGGGCGTTTATTGCTGCTGGCGTACCCAGTGTCATTGTCTCTCTGTGGAGTATACCTGATGCTCCTAGCGCAACGCTGATGACTGAGTTTTATCAAACTCTTAAAAATAACGCTGATAAAGCTCAAGCCTTGCGCCAAGCTATGCTAACCACAATGAAACAATACCCCGATCCTATTGATTGGGCAGCTTTTACCTTGATCGGATCTGGCGATGCTTCTGCAATCAAAACAGCATCAGGTGATGTTTCTATAAGTGCTAGTAACAATACTCAAGCTGGACAATCTAGTTACTATACAGCTTTCCCTGTGCCAAATTATATCAAAAATTACACAGAATTTCCTTCTCAATCTGTGCAGGGGGAAATAGTTATTACATTCAATACCAACCTAAGTTTTGATGAAATTGTTAAATTTTATCGCCAAGCATTTTCTGTGAAAAACTTCACAGAAGATCCGGCGTTAACTCAACTGACAGATCCTCTGTGGCAACAAATAGTATTCAACGATTCGCCTAATGGCAAAAAAATTGCCATTCAAATGACTCAAGATAGTTATAATAATGCCCGCAATGTTTCTGTGCGTTTGGAGAAGTAG
- the ubiE gene encoding bifunctional demethylmenaquinone methyltransferase/2-methoxy-6-polyprenyl-1,4-benzoquinol methylase UbiE yields the protein MTTKISSNSAEIRDIFERIAPHYDQLNDWLSLGQHRIWKKMAVKWAAPKPGDICADLCCGSGDLTKLLAKEVGGQGKVYGVDFSPQQMAIGQEKFLLPQIEWIEADVLDLPFPDNTFDAATMGYGLRNVVDISRSLQELYRVLKPGAKAAILDFHLAYQPFLQKFEQFFLETIAVPIARQFELEEEYAYIWKSLQKFPQGNQQIALAQEVGFTATHYTMAAGTMGVLVVTKPFSYLQSM from the coding sequence ATGACAACTAAAATCTCATCTAATTCAGCAGAAATTCGTGATATTTTTGAGCGCATTGCTCCTCATTACGATCAACTCAACGACTGGCTAAGTTTAGGTCAGCACCGCATTTGGAAAAAGATGGCTGTTAAATGGGCAGCACCAAAACCAGGGGATATCTGTGCTGACCTCTGCTGTGGTAGTGGAGATCTTACTAAATTATTAGCCAAAGAAGTTGGAGGGCAAGGGAAAGTTTATGGCGTAGATTTTAGCCCCCAACAAATGGCAATTGGTCAAGAAAAGTTTCTTTTACCACAAATTGAATGGATAGAGGCAGATGTTTTAGATTTACCCTTCCCAGATAATACATTTGATGCCGCCACAATGGGCTATGGTTTGCGTAATGTTGTAGATATTTCCCGTAGCTTACAAGAACTTTATCGTGTGCTGAAACCAGGCGCAAAAGCTGCAATTCTTGATTTTCATTTAGCTTATCAACCTTTTTTACAAAAATTTGAGCAATTCTTTTTAGAAACCATCGCTGTGCCTATCGCTCGTCAGTTTGAATTGGAAGAAGAATATGCTTATATTTGGAAAAGCTTGCAAAAGTTTCCTCAAGGTAATCAACAAATTGCCTTAGCACAGGAAGTAGGTTTTACAGCGACTCACTACACAATGGCTGCTGGCACAATGGGGGTTTTGGTGGTGACTAAACCGTTCAGTTACCTACAATCCATGTAG
- the menA gene encoding 2-carboxy-1,4-naphthoquinone phytyltransferase yields the protein MTTIIIEQPNRKLWLAAIKPPMYTVAVIPIWVGSTIAFAQTKIFNIQIFAVFLTSAILFIAWMNVSNDVFDDDTGIDQNKAHSVVKLTGNKSLTFWIANLCLITGILGVSLISWWQRDITVMVLVLVASAIAYTYQGPPFRLGYQGLGEIICLICFSMVVVAAYYSQAQTWSIVSFAAAMIVAIATSLILFCSHIHQVKDDLAAGKRSPIVRLGTKKASQILPWFGGSIYALTALFVVLRIFPVATLLVFLSLPLAIKLFRHVHNYHDQPAKVSNSKFIAVAMHFLMGSLLGVGFLIN from the coding sequence ATGACTACAATTATCATTGAACAGCCAAATAGAAAATTGTGGTTAGCAGCAATTAAGCCACCCATGTACACTGTTGCTGTAATTCCAATTTGGGTAGGTAGTACTATTGCTTTCGCTCAAACTAAAATTTTTAACATTCAAATATTTGCTGTGTTTTTAACTTCAGCAATTTTGTTTATTGCTTGGATGAATGTGAGCAATGATGTATTTGATGATGATACTGGCATTGATCAAAATAAAGCGCACTCGGTTGTCAAATTGACTGGCAACAAATCCTTAACTTTTTGGATAGCAAATTTGTGTTTAATTACAGGCATATTGGGAGTAAGCCTGATTTCTTGGTGGCAAAGAGATATTACAGTAATGGTGCTAGTACTGGTAGCTAGTGCGATCGCATATACCTACCAAGGCCCTCCTTTTCGCTTAGGCTATCAAGGTTTAGGAGAAATTATCTGCTTAATTTGCTTTAGTATGGTTGTCGTAGCAGCTTATTATAGCCAAGCACAAACTTGGTCAATTGTCAGCTTTGCGGCTGCTATGATTGTGGCTATTGCCACCAGTTTAATATTGTTTTGTTCTCATATTCACCAAGTAAAAGATGACTTAGCAGCAGGGAAGCGATCGCCTATCGTCCGTCTTGGTACAAAAAAAGCTTCCCAAATTCTACCTTGGTTTGGTGGTAGCATTTACGCACTTACAGCTTTATTTGTTGTATTGCGAATTTTTCCAGTTGCGACATTGCTAGTTTTTCTCAGTTTGCCTTTAGCTATCAAATTATTTCGCCACGTACACAATTATCACGATCAGCCAGCCAAAGTAAGTAACAGTAAATTTATTGCCGTAGCAATGCACTTTTTGATGGGGTCGCTACTTGGTGTAGGCTTCTTAATCAATTAA
- a CDS encoding isochorismate synthase — protein MTVTPYRNPLLIECKDLYQFLLACKQTAQQKDQTKIISLSLEMPPVDPLAVMAAMAKPGQLNFYFEQAGHEVAIAAIDAVVSLKVAGSSRFEQAQHFIKSCLNNTMIAGTDNLALTGPHFFCSFTFFDQSLNGDLTFPPATIFLPRLQFSRFKNKGVLVFNLEINQLKNIELLFNEILQKIQIIKTSSQIVSKNNIYQSLENYCNFSFNNINKLKSSVTSALESIRCHKLNKIVLAHAVDVKSPVEFKLIDSLDNLRQRYPGCYIFSTSNSKGQTFIGASPERLISIKNQQLFTDSLAGSAPRGTTAIEDTEFGDRLLSSEKERREHLVVLDFITQRLTKLGLAPVSPELPQLLKLANIQHLWTPIQATMPSCVHPLEIVAELHPTPAVAGLPRNIACQQIRQYEPFERSLYAAPLGWVDHQGNSEFIVGIRSALIDGDRARLYAGAGIVAGSEPDKELAEIQLKLQALLKALV, from the coding sequence ATGACAGTTACACCATATCGTAATCCCCTGCTTATTGAGTGTAAGGATCTGTATCAGTTTCTATTAGCCTGTAAGCAGACTGCCCAACAAAAAGACCAAACAAAAATCATCAGTCTTTCTCTAGAGATGCCACCTGTTGATCCGTTGGCTGTAATGGCTGCAATGGCTAAACCAGGTCAACTAAATTTTTACTTTGAGCAAGCTGGGCATGAAGTGGCGATCGCAGCTATTGATGCAGTAGTTTCCCTCAAGGTGGCAGGGAGTTCCAGATTTGAGCAGGCTCAACATTTTATCAAATCTTGTCTCAACAACACAATGATCGCTGGCACTGATAATCTAGCTTTAACTGGGCCTCATTTTTTTTGTAGCTTTACTTTTTTTGATCAATCACTTAATGGTGATTTAACTTTTCCACCTGCCACAATTTTTTTGCCTCGATTACAGTTTTCTAGATTTAAAAATAAAGGTGTTTTAGTTTTTAATCTAGAAATCAATCAACTAAAAAATATAGAACTTTTATTTAACGAAATATTACAGAAAATTCAAATTATAAAAACCAGTAGCCAGATTGTATCAAAAAATAATATTTATCAAAGTTTAGAAAATTATTGTAATTTCAGCTTTAATAATATAAATAAATTAAAATCCTCGGTCACATCAGCATTAGAATCAATTCGTTGCCATAAACTAAATAAAATTGTTTTAGCTCATGCAGTAGATGTTAAGTCACCTGTGGAATTTAAACTAATTGACTCCTTGGATAATTTACGCCAACGTTATCCTGGCTGTTATATATTCTCTACCAGTAATAGTAAGGGGCAAACTTTTATTGGTGCAAGCCCTGAGCGATTAATTAGTATTAAAAATCAACAGTTATTTACAGACTCATTAGCTGGTTCAGCGCCACGGGGAACAACAGCAATTGAAGATACAGAATTTGGCGATCGCTTATTGAGTAGTGAAAAAGAACGACGCGAACACCTAGTAGTACTAGATTTTATCACCCAACGTCTAACGAAACTAGGATTAGCACCTGTCAGCCCTGAATTACCACAACTGCTCAAACTTGCCAATATCCAGCATTTATGGACACCAATTCAAGCAACAATGCCTTCATGCGTTCATCCTCTAGAAATTGTGGCAGAATTACATCCTACCCCAGCAGTGGCTGGTTTACCGCGCAATATCGCTTGCCAACAGATTCGTCAGTATGAACCATTTGAGCGATCGCTTTATGCTGCGCCGCTAGGATGGGTAGATCACCAAGGTAACAGTGAATTTATTGTAGGCATTCGTTCTGCTTTAATAGATGGCGATCGCGCTAGACTTTATGCTGGTGCAGGTATCGTTGCAGGTTCCGAACCTGACAAAGAACTAGCTGAAATTCAACTAAAACTTCAAGCACTTCTGAAAGCATTAGTTTAA
- a CDS encoding Uma2 family endonuclease translates to MIMQAQEKRYYSPEEYLELEVNSEERHEYINGEIIVMTGGTPNHNKIAGNFYAALNFGLKRQPYQVFITDQRLWIPQRRIYTYPDVMVVAGELELAEGRKDTITNPVLIAEVLSKSTRNYDQVEKFAAYRTINTFQEYVLIDQYTMHVEHYYKTAPTKWIFSEYDGEEMMLSLATFSFEISLADIYDKVDFTTSD, encoded by the coding sequence ATGATTATGCAAGCACAAGAAAAACGCTATTACTCTCCTGAAGAATACCTAGAACTGGAAGTTAATTCAGAGGAACGTCACGAATACATTAATGGTGAAATTATTGTAATGACAGGCGGAACACCAAACCATAACAAAATTGCTGGTAACTTTTATGCTGCGCTAAATTTTGGTTTAAAGCGTCAACCATACCAAGTCTTTATTACAGATCAACGGCTGTGGATTCCTCAAAGGCGTATTTATACCTATCCTGATGTGATGGTTGTTGCAGGCGAATTAGAGTTGGCTGAGGGTAGGAAAGACACGATCACTAATCCAGTATTAATTGCTGAGGTGCTATCAAAGTCTACTAGAAATTATGACCAAGTTGAAAAATTTGCTGCTTATCGCACTATTAATACTTTTCAGGAATACGTTTTGATTGACCAATATACAATGCACGTTGAACATTACTACAAAACTGCTCCTACAAAATGGATTTTTTCTGAGTATGACGGCGAGGAGATGATGCTGTCGCTTGCTACTTTTTCATTTGAGATTTCTCTGGCAGATATATATGACAAGGTAGATTTCACAACATCAGATTAA